One genomic segment of Salinigranum rubrum includes these proteins:
- a CDS encoding carbohydrate ABC transporter permease yields the protein MSTPTQTETTNTRGLGRLRDLWNDYLPYWMIAPMVLVMVSITFFPGAYDLYLSLIEEPTINVFAAEFVGLEHYETAFTRGGAVHSFVITVTVVVSALLLESVLGFLLAALVAGVDSGRMKSFYRILFILPMAVAPVSLATIGRLMLNTEVGIIPYVINTLTPFAAPAFLSDLPLLTVILLDTWNWTPFMFIIFYAGLSSVPDTLVEASRVDGAPLWRRYVHVIIPYMKPVVFVATLIRMIDLFRTFGVVYGLTSGGPGTATQLVSINIYEQMFINNSPGVAAAIAVVYLVFVIAIANIVIATVGFEGVWD from the coding sequence ATGAGCACACCAACACAGACGGAAACGACCAACACCCGAGGCCTCGGCAGACTCCGGGACCTGTGGAACGACTACCTCCCGTACTGGATGATAGCACCGATGGTGCTGGTGATGGTGTCGATCACCTTCTTCCCGGGTGCTTACGACCTGTATCTCAGCCTGATCGAAGAGCCCACGATAAACGTCTTCGCGGCCGAGTTCGTCGGACTGGAGCACTACGAGACGGCGTTCACTCGTGGTGGCGCGGTCCACTCGTTCGTCATCACGGTCACCGTGGTCGTCAGTGCGCTGTTGCTCGAGAGCGTCCTCGGGTTTCTCCTGGCAGCACTCGTCGCTGGCGTCGACTCCGGTCGGATGAAGTCGTTCTACCGGATTCTGTTCATCCTCCCGATGGCAGTCGCGCCCGTCTCGCTCGCCACCATCGGTCGACTGATGTTGAACACCGAGGTCGGGATTATCCCGTACGTCATCAACACCCTGACGCCCTTCGCCGCGCCCGCGTTCCTCTCGGACCTTCCACTGTTGACGGTGATCCTCCTCGACACGTGGAACTGGACGCCGTTCATGTTCATCATCTTCTACGCCGGCCTCTCGTCGGTGCCTGACACGCTCGTCGAGGCCTCCCGGGTCGACGGCGCACCCCTGTGGCGGCGCTACGTCCACGTCATCATCCCCTACATGAAGCCCGTCGTGTTCGTCGCCACCCTCATCCGCATGATCGACCTCTTCCGCACCTTCGGCGTGGTGTACGGCCTCACGAGCGGCGGCCCGGGGACGGCCACCCAACTCGTGAGCATCAACATCTACGAGCAGATGTTCATCAACAACTCCCCGGGGGTCGCCGCCGCCATCGCGGTCGTCTACCTCGTCTTCGTCATCGCCATCGCCAACATCGTCATCGCCACAGTCGGCTTCGAGGGGGTGTGGGACTGA
- a CDS encoding substrate-binding domain-containing protein → MTSGQNRRQFLKTAGATSVGILGSLAGCTRGGGGGAEGTSTSSGSSGSGGSGGGSSSSSGGGSSSDDLAIPLSEYDSADIDWQQFEGDQINIGAVQHPWVSAIKPAIPVFEELTGIDVQWNILPENQFRTKRQTDASTGAGQFDVFFMDQVVNQFREEGWLQPLDTYFNDESLYDESFYKPNDLFESSRWQAHGGGYSDNWTGLPITVEVQTQFYRQDLYDKHELEVAETWEQHRQNAKVIHEEESDIVGTAGRGQKGYGMNIYILNTLLRQKGTQLWTEFPNDSGLDTEGVIEAAEYYTSLLQDYGPDGASTQTWSDVQAAMAEGQTGHIVADANMFWGGLTDDESSVADTVQIAKVPKPEGGELNPNAFNWQISTSTNAENSEQGFLFMLWATSPPTDLWINTESSGVFSVRQSTWENDDYISKVGEDYAQVSLESLKASAPDPFDRKYPQWGQRYSEELQRAIAGQKPAEKAMKDAAKAAEDIYS, encoded by the coding sequence ATGACCAGCGGTCAGAATAGACGGCAGTTTTTGAAAACGGCAGGAGCAACGAGTGTAGGTATTCTGGGCAGCCTCGCGGGATGCACGCGTGGTGGTGGTGGGGGCGCAGAAGGCACCTCGACCAGTAGCGGCAGTAGTGGCAGCGGTGGCAGTGGTGGCGGCTCGTCCTCCAGTAGTGGCGGCGGGTCCTCGTCGGACGACCTCGCCATCCCGCTCAGCGAATACGACAGCGCGGACATCGACTGGCAACAGTTCGAGGGCGACCAGATCAACATCGGTGCGGTACAGCACCCGTGGGTGTCGGCGATCAAGCCCGCGATTCCCGTCTTCGAGGAACTCACCGGCATCGACGTTCAGTGGAACATCCTCCCGGAGAACCAGTTCCGGACCAAGCGCCAGACCGACGCTAGCACCGGTGCCGGGCAGTTCGACGTGTTCTTCATGGACCAGGTCGTCAACCAGTTCCGCGAGGAGGGCTGGCTTCAGCCGCTCGACACGTACTTCAACGACGAGAGCCTCTACGACGAGAGCTTCTACAAGCCCAACGACCTCTTCGAGTCGTCACGGTGGCAGGCACACGGTGGCGGGTACAGCGACAACTGGACCGGCCTCCCCATCACCGTCGAGGTTCAGACCCAGTTCTACCGACAGGACCTCTACGACAAGCACGAACTGGAGGTCGCCGAGACGTGGGAGCAGCACCGCCAGAACGCGAAGGTCATCCACGAGGAGGAGTCCGACATCGTCGGTACGGCCGGCCGAGGCCAGAAAGGCTACGGGATGAACATCTACATCCTGAACACGTTACTCCGCCAGAAAGGGACCCAGCTCTGGACCGAGTTCCCGAACGACTCGGGGCTCGACACCGAGGGCGTCATCGAGGCAGCAGAGTACTACACGAGCCTGCTGCAGGACTACGGGCCGGACGGCGCGTCGACCCAGACCTGGTCAGACGTCCAAGCGGCGATGGCGGAAGGGCAGACTGGCCACATCGTCGCCGACGCCAACATGTTCTGGGGCGGCCTGACCGACGACGAGTCCAGCGTCGCCGATACCGTCCAAATCGCGAAGGTTCCCAAGCCGGAAGGCGGCGAACTGAACCCGAACGCGTTCAACTGGCAGATTTCGACGTCCACGAACGCGGAGAACTCCGAGCAGGGCTTCCTGTTCATGCTGTGGGCGACGTCCCCACCGACCGACCTCTGGATAAACACGGAGAGCAGCGGCGTGTTCTCCGTTCGCCAGTCCACCTGGGAGAACGACGACTACATCTCGAAGGTCGGCGAGGACTACGCCCAGGTCTCGCTCGAATCGCTCAAGGCCTCGGCGCCTGACCCGTTCGACCGCAAGTACCCCCAGTGGGGTCAGCGCTACTCCGAGGAACTGCAGCGGGCCATCGCCGGCCAGAAGCCCGCCGAGAAGGCGATGAAAGACGCAGCGAAGGCCGCCGAAGACATCTACAGCTGA
- a CDS encoding SDR family NAD(P)-dependent oxidoreductase, whose translation MDCDLTGKTALVSGSGRGMGRASAEELARNGADVVINDIDEAVAEETAADIRDLGVDAIGVPADVSDEAEVAAMVETATDELGSVDVLVNNAGVGDAGPFLDEEYDGTFELNLDVHLYGALNCTREVVDGMVEQGYGKVINFTSIHTKNGVGMSPAYDVAKYSLLGLTKSLALELGREGIRVNAVAPGWANTRLTEGFSDAVTEQILDNNPLGRFAEPEEVADVVAFLAAPASDYVNGHELRVDGGQVPIDSWRLDSR comes from the coding sequence ATGGACTGCGACCTGACAGGGAAGACTGCACTGGTCAGCGGATCGGGACGGGGAATGGGACGGGCGTCCGCCGAGGAACTGGCGCGAAACGGTGCGGACGTCGTCATCAACGACATCGACGAGGCGGTGGCCGAAGAGACCGCTGCGGATATTCGTGACCTCGGCGTCGACGCGATTGGCGTGCCCGCAGACGTCAGTGACGAGGCCGAAGTGGCCGCGATGGTCGAAACGGCGACGGACGAACTCGGTTCGGTCGACGTGCTCGTCAACAACGCGGGCGTGGGCGACGCGGGGCCGTTCCTCGACGAGGAGTATGACGGCACCTTCGAGCTGAACCTGGACGTCCACCTGTACGGGGCGCTGAACTGCACCCGCGAAGTGGTCGACGGGATGGTCGAGCAGGGGTACGGAAAGGTCATCAACTTCACCTCGATCCACACGAAGAACGGCGTCGGGATGTCGCCCGCGTACGACGTCGCGAAGTACAGCCTCCTGGGACTGACGAAGAGCCTCGCACTCGAACTCGGACGAGAGGGAATCCGCGTCAACGCGGTCGCCCCCGGGTGGGCCAACACGAGGCTGACCGAGGGGTTCAGCGACGCGGTGACCGAACAGATCCTCGACAACAACCCGCTGGGGCGGTTCGCCGAGCCCGAGGAGGTCGCCGACGTGGTCGCGTTCCTGGCCGCCCCGGCGAGCGACTACGTCAACGGTCACGAACTCCGCGTCGACGGCGGACAGGTCCCCATCGACAGCTGGCGACTGGACAGTCGATAG
- a CDS encoding ABC transporter permease → MWLGGGEVSLGGLLPQSVPIAVVFMLGLFVAVWFVLMKTRFGRAVYAVGGDEESAAEAGIDTDRVVIAVFVISGMLAATGGLLLTGFNGGATPTLGTSQLFPAFTAAVIGGVSLFGGRGNVFNALGGVLLLSTIAAGLVMLNIDPQIVQTINGLVLFGAILLYTFVQRFRGRLLSDL, encoded by the coding sequence CTGTGGCTCGGCGGTGGAGAGGTCTCGCTCGGAGGGCTCCTCCCGCAGTCGGTCCCCATCGCCGTCGTCTTCATGCTCGGCCTCTTCGTCGCGGTGTGGTTCGTCCTGATGAAGACCCGGTTCGGTCGAGCGGTGTACGCGGTCGGTGGCGACGAGGAGTCGGCCGCCGAGGCCGGCATCGATACGGATCGCGTGGTCATCGCCGTCTTCGTGATTTCGGGGATGCTGGCGGCCACGGGCGGCCTGCTCCTGACGGGGTTCAACGGCGGGGCGACGCCGACGCTCGGAACCTCCCAACTGTTCCCCGCCTTCACCGCTGCTGTGATCGGCGGGGTGAGCCTGTTCGGCGGGCGGGGGAACGTCTTCAACGCGCTCGGTGGGGTCCTTCTTCTCAGTACGATCGCCGCCGGACTCGTCATGCTGAACATCGACCCGCAGATCGTTCAGACGATCAACGGACTCGTCCTGTTCGGGGCCATCCTCCTGTACACCTTCGTCCAGCGGTTCCGAGGCCGACTTCTCTCGGACCTCTGA
- a CDS encoding ABC transporter permease produces MSTLSNVSSTISDLQGDRTRMMLFALDNLIWPILLVAFVFFSLLLPEIFTQYRNIEFLLYTSAGLGAITLAEAICLISGNFDLSVGSIAGFSSMFTALFLTSWFSGVPGIVGILVVLLVGGSIGFLNGFFIAKFDVNPFLQTLSALIVFEGGYWSCRHGRSTNCRRATCGSAVERSRSEGSSRSRSPSPSSSCSASSSRCGSS; encoded by the coding sequence ATGAGCACACTATCCAACGTGAGTTCGACGATTTCCGACCTGCAGGGTGACCGAACGCGGATGATGTTGTTCGCGCTGGACAACCTCATCTGGCCCATCCTGTTAGTGGCGTTTGTCTTCTTCTCTCTTCTCCTCCCCGAGATCTTCACCCAGTACCGAAACATCGAGTTCCTGCTGTACACGAGTGCCGGACTCGGAGCGATCACGCTCGCGGAGGCCATCTGTCTCATCAGTGGGAACTTCGACCTCTCGGTCGGGTCGATTGCGGGGTTCTCGTCGATGTTCACCGCGCTGTTCCTCACGAGTTGGTTCAGTGGGGTACCGGGAATCGTCGGAATACTGGTCGTCCTCCTGGTCGGGGGATCGATCGGGTTCCTGAACGGCTTCTTCATCGCCAAGTTCGACGTGAACCCGTTCCTCCAGACGCTGTCGGCCCTCATCGTCTTCGAGGGGGGATACTGGTCCTGTCGACACGGTCGGTCTACGAACTGCCGGAGAGCTACCTGTGGCTCGGCGGTGGAGAGGTCTCGCTCGGAGGGCTCCTCCCGCAGTCGGTCCCCATCGCCGTCGTCTTCATGCTCGGCCTCTTCGTCGCGGTGTGGTTCGTCCTGA
- a CDS encoding sugar ABC transporter substrate-binding protein, translating into MTSRRNLLKGIGAAGIAGLAGCTGGQSGNQSSGGGSSGGGGGSSGGDGGSSEGTTVGDSGSSDSGTQRFAVSMKSMGQAGLFVQGQAAKWYTRDRDDVEIVILDAEFDASKQTQDAINAINQGLDGILLNPFDAKASRQIVEKATEEDIPVMNFDTATLSEDVVMGALFGQYAGGQVAGERFTQMIEEQGIEDPKVITSVFNFESTTSQARLYGFTENIPDSVEVVNRIESDGTPEDSAPQTQSALQANPDVDAIYSNNVGSGMGALTALQQMDMYHKKDSEDHVMAFGIDGGPELNQRIGSGYYDFAVDQPLHMYAPLTLELMWDYLENGESALPQVGDTVTPGENLSIENKTVEGIEPWSEQFWGPAEMTEYEAEDTAWWPWLKCQHAMITQENADASYLYGNVYREIEGSN; encoded by the coding sequence GGCAGCAGTGGTGGTGGCGGCGGTAGCAGCGGCGGCGACGGCGGGTCGAGCGAGGGGACCACGGTCGGCGACAGTGGTAGCTCGGACAGCGGGACACAGCGGTTCGCCGTCTCGATGAAGTCGATGGGGCAGGCCGGTCTGTTCGTGCAGGGACAGGCCGCGAAGTGGTACACCAGAGACCGCGACGACGTCGAAATCGTCATCTTGGACGCCGAGTTCGACGCCTCGAAACAGACACAGGACGCGATCAACGCGATCAATCAGGGTCTCGACGGCATCCTGCTGAACCCCTTCGACGCCAAGGCGTCGAGACAGATCGTCGAGAAGGCGACCGAGGAGGACATTCCGGTGATGAACTTCGACACGGCGACGCTGTCGGAGGACGTCGTCATGGGCGCCCTCTTCGGTCAGTACGCCGGTGGGCAGGTCGCCGGCGAGCGATTCACCCAGATGATCGAGGAACAGGGCATCGAGGACCCGAAGGTCATCACCAGCGTCTTCAACTTCGAATCGACGACGAGTCAGGCGCGCCTGTACGGCTTCACCGAGAACATCCCGGACAGCGTCGAGGTCGTCAACCGCATCGAGAGCGACGGGACGCCCGAGGACTCCGCCCCACAGACCCAGAGCGCACTCCAGGCCAACCCTGACGTCGACGCGATATACTCCAACAACGTCGGCAGCGGCATGGGCGCCCTGACCGCGCTCCAGCAGATGGACATGTACCACAAGAAGGACAGCGAGGACCACGTCATGGCCTTCGGAATCGACGGTGGTCCCGAACTCAACCAGCGGATCGGGAGCGGCTACTACGACTTCGCGGTCGACCAGCCCCTCCACATGTACGCACCGCTGACGCTCGAACTGATGTGGGACTACCTCGAGAACGGGGAGAGCGCGCTCCCGCAGGTCGGCGACACGGTCACGCCCGGCGAGAACCTCTCGATCGAGAACAAGACGGTCGAGGGAATCGAACCGTGGTCCGAGCAGTTCTGGGGCCCCGCCGAGATGACCGAGTACGAGGCCGAAGACACCGCCTGGTGGCCGTGGCTGAAGTGTCAACACGCAATGATTACCCAGGAGAACGCCGACGCCTCCTACCTCTACGGTAACGTCTACCGTGAGATCGAGGGGTCGAACTGA